ATTCGTTATGTAAATCCCTGAATAATGATTAAATTATTTATCAATCTTTCACAGTTCATTTCTTCTCCTTAATCTAATTTTTCTATACCAAATTATGATTTTCTGTCTGATATTTTTCTGAAATCCCGGCAACTGCTTTTTTTTAGTTCTCAGCCAAAAACCCAAAGCTCATACCTGTATAACTTATATATATAATATATATACTTAGCTAACTTCCCTATCAGTTGATCATTAGATTGATAAAATTGTTTACAGTAAAACAGTAAGTCTTGATCAAACTGTAAACAGATTATTGCAGTTCCAGAAAACTGTAAACAGTATTTACAATCCTTTCTGCCATCCTCATAATCCAATTTCACGCTCAATCCTCCACCATTAAACATGTTACATTCTTTGTTCTGATTTAATCATTGTGTACAATATAATTTATCTAAGTCTTATTTTAAGCAATTTTTGTTCCATACTTATGATTTTCATTTACCACTATCTCATCACAATTTCAAGTAGTAATGATATTAATATAGAACCGTTTATTAGTATTTTATCAATCAAGTTATTGAGTTAAAAACGATCATTATTCCTGACTATCCCGGAACTACGAGCACCATCTCGTAGCTCTTTTTTTTTCTATGAACTGGTGCTCGTAGTTCCTAACATGCCTCTTCCTAAGTCCATATCCCCCGTTAAGCAGGAGTTATGAACGGTACCCCGGATATGACTTCTGGCGATCAGTTACTACCCCTCTCTCCCAGCTAAGTTATCGAGTTATGGCGATGTACTCATCGAAATGACTTGAGGACGGTCAGTTATCACCAATTACAGCCTGGAATTTATAATCCCAGCCCAGTCTTAAGTCAATCTGCATTCACATCTTAACTCAATACCTTTCCCCTGCCCACAACTCAGCAGCAATTAAAGAATCTTTCATTCCCCGCTCTTTATTAATCAGTTCGTTTTGTTCGTCTTGTTCGTTGCTTAAAATATCTTACATTACATTATCCGTGCATATCCGTGTAATCCGTGGCTTCATTATACACCAGTTCTATGATAAGATTATTCTTTTACTATCAACTCCAGTATGTATCAGATGTTCCATTTACTCATTTTCAGCCTCATTGCCCCAATTCATAATATATCTCTTTTAAACACAATATCTTACCACCAGATTCAGTCCTTCCCTTACCCTCCTGTACCCTCCCTGTTGGTTCCCTGTGGGTTACAAGTGTACTAATCTCATATTTAAGCTCAATTAAACATCTTTATAGTACTATTTTTATATTATAACGTTTCTCACGTATTATAGCATAATCTGCCAATTCACTGTGGGACGTATGCCGAATATAGGTCTTATAGGTCACATAACTCCTATAAAAGTGAAAAAACCCCATAATCAATAATCATTAAAAGAGAAACAAAAGCTTGACTATAAATATACTACTAAACTTTTTTAACCCTAATGAAAATGCAAAAGGTTGTAATTGATATAGGTAACACTCATACTGTAGTAGGAGTTTATGCTGGGGAACAAAAATTATTCTGGCGAATAGAGAGTAATCGGAAGCGAACAGCAGATGAATACTGGAGTATCATCTCCAGCCTGGGACATGATGCAAAAATAGATTTTTCTGAGACAGATATTGCTGCCATGTCCTGCGTGGTGCCTCGTTTGAGCGGAGTATTCCGGGAGGTTATCGAGCGTCATATAGGCTGCCGATTGCTCAATGTTACCAGTGCCACTGATCTGGGTCTCACCTATCCAGTATCAGACCCTTCCTATATCGGAGCAGATTTGCTTGTTGACGCTTTTGCAGCAATTGAGAAATATAGCACTAATTGTGTGGTTTGTGATTTTGGATCAGCAACAACGATCCAGTTAGTGGGTAGTAATCGTCATTTTTATGGCACGATCATCTGCCCGGGACTGCAAACCTCGGCTGAGGGTCTTGTGAGCAAGGCAGCACAATTGACGGGTGTAGATTTTGGAGAGGAATTTGGGCT
This portion of the Candidatus Stygibacter australis genome encodes:
- a CDS encoding type III pantothenate kinase produces the protein MKMQKVVIDIGNTHTVVGVYAGEQKLFWRIESNRKRTADEYWSIISSLGHDAKIDFSETDIAAMSCVVPRLSGVFREVIERHIGCRLLNVTSATDLGLTYPVSDPSYIGADLLVDAFAAIEKYSTNCVVCDFGSATTIQLVGSNRHFYGTIICPGLQTSAEGLVSKAAQLTGVDFGEEFGLLGTSTREAMLSGIIRGHALMIDGFISQLRDEFHTLNPIKVVSTGGIAKLVSSYSELIEVVDETLTLDGLALICERLQP